The Thermoflavifilum sp. genome contains a region encoding:
- a CDS encoding slipin family protein, whose product MQSISVFTFVIILFIVLILFNAIKILREYERAVIFRLGRLISGGAKGPGIIFLIPVIDKMVRVSLRTVVMDVPTQDVITLDNVSIKVNAVVYFRVIEPEKAIVEVENYLFATSQLSQTTLRSVMGQSELDDILSQREKINQKLQQIIDAHTAPWGIKVSNVEVKQIDLPQEMQRAMARQAEAERERRSKVIAAEGEYQASQRLADAAKILNEQPSALTLRYLQTLREIATENNSTTIFPVPIDLLKPFLEKHHEEKSSI is encoded by the coding sequence ATGCAATCAATCTCTGTATTCACGTTTGTCATTATCCTGTTCATCGTCCTCATTTTATTTAATGCCATCAAAATATTGAGGGAGTATGAACGTGCTGTAATCTTCCGGTTGGGTCGATTGATTTCGGGTGGCGCGAAGGGACCGGGTATCATTTTTTTGATTCCGGTTATTGATAAGATGGTACGTGTAAGTTTACGGACCGTGGTGATGGATGTACCTACACAGGATGTGATTACACTGGATAATGTGTCGATAAAAGTAAATGCTGTTGTGTATTTTCGTGTGATTGAACCCGAAAAGGCTATTGTGGAAGTAGAAAATTATTTATTTGCCACATCACAGCTTTCACAAACTACGCTTCGCAGCGTCATGGGGCAGTCGGAACTCGATGATATCCTTTCACAACGCGAAAAAATCAACCAGAAATTACAACAAATCATTGATGCACATACGGCACCCTGGGGCATTAAAGTATCGAATGTGGAAGTAAAACAAATTGATCTCCCACAGGAAATGCAACGTGCCATGGCCCGACAGGCCGAAGCTGAACGAGAACGACGTTCGAAAGTGATTGCAGCCGAAGGAGAATATCAAGCATCCCAACGTCTTGCCGATGCAGCTAAGATTCTTAATGAACAACCCAGTGCGCTGACCTTACGCTATCTGCAAACACTCCGTGAAATCGCCACCGAAAATAATTCAACCACTATCTTTCCCGTACCGATTGATTTACTAAAACCTTTTTTAGAAAAACATCATGAGGAAAAATCATCTATCTAA